The Chitinophaga flava genome has a segment encoding these proteins:
- a CDS encoding Crp/Fnr family transcriptional regulator yields MNQQLIDNISYFIRLSEEEKEWISERFIPRHYNKGDFFLREGQVCREVGFIEKGLIRYFVTKEDGEDLTVDFNKELEYTCNYASFLDHSPSSTSIQCIEPSTILCISYDDLQLLYTHVAEGQKFGRLICEYLYVLAIHKVRSMYSQQPEQRYLQFLDSYADLVPRLPQYYISSYVGVKPPSLSRIRKRLAR; encoded by the coding sequence ATGAACCAACAACTGATTGACAACATATCCTATTTTATACGGCTGTCTGAAGAGGAAAAAGAATGGATTTCTGAGAGATTTATTCCCCGTCATTACAACAAAGGTGATTTTTTCCTGCGAGAAGGACAGGTATGCCGCGAAGTAGGATTTATTGAGAAGGGGTTGATAAGATATTTTGTGACGAAAGAAGATGGAGAAGACCTGACAGTGGACTTCAATAAAGAACTGGAATATACCTGTAATTACGCCAGTTTTCTCGATCATTCACCATCATCTACCAGCATTCAGTGTATAGAGCCAAGCACCATTCTTTGTATTTCCTATGATGATCTTCAACTGTTATATACACATGTAGCAGAAGGGCAGAAGTTTGGCCGCCTGATCTGTGAATACCTGTACGTACTGGCCATTCACAAGGTTCGTTCTATGTACAGCCAGCAACCGGAACAACGTTATCTGCAGTTCCTGGACAGCTATGCGGACCTGGTGCCCAGACTGCCGCAATATTATATTTCTTCCTATGTAGGTGTAAAACCGCCATCACTCAGCCGGATCAGAAAAAGACTGGCCAGGTAA
- a CDS encoding DUF4267 domain-containing protein produces MKTISQKTAYIASLATGLLLIFIGVRFFLAPLHAEADYGIQTGLSSNFAFCYIKGIRDMATGILTLVLLLNKEFRSLGWLMLCMGIVPVTDFLIVLNSAYHQSSHLYPHLTAVLICLTVGPYYLYTTKNSTMQKVTPAQ; encoded by the coding sequence ATGAAAACAATATCACAAAAAACAGCCTACATCGCCTCCCTGGCCACAGGATTATTACTGATCTTTATCGGAGTACGTTTTTTCCTTGCCCCGCTCCATGCAGAGGCTGATTACGGTATTCAGACAGGACTCAGCAGCAATTTTGCCTTTTGTTATATCAAAGGTATCCGTGATATGGCAACCGGCATCCTTACCCTGGTACTATTGCTGAACAAGGAATTCAGAAGTTTGGGTTGGTTGATGTTATGTATGGGTATTGTTCCTGTCACCGATTTTTTGATTGTATTAAATAGTGCTTATCACCAGAGCAGTCATCTGTATCCTCATCTTACTGCCGTGCTGATTTGCCTGACGGTAGGGCCTTACTATCTCTATACCACAAAAAATTCAACTATGCAAAAGGTTACACCAGCCCAATAA
- a CDS encoding M57 family metalloprotease — MKNQALLLLICLMAGSLITSCRKDNKQDNNEKAAISNDVLAQIKAKGFSTQHVHPVNGGYLVEGDIFLSTNDLSKKATYNKVRVAKTEQYSTNNLVSALPRTITVRVVNLGSAFVQGTDLAIQRYNALGLRIQFRRITSGTADMTIQGFNEGPSGGYITLGSSGFPTDAGDPFNLIQMNTNPAAYGSSPNVQYVGSVIQHEMGHCIGMRHTDYMDRSYSCGGDPVDEGDGGVGAVYLPGTPSDPDPDSWMLSCSNGGNRTFNSNDIIALNYLYQ; from the coding sequence ATGAAAAATCAAGCACTTCTGTTGCTGATCTGCCTTATGGCAGGATCGCTCATTACTTCATGCCGGAAAGACAATAAACAAGACAACAACGAAAAAGCCGCCATCTCCAATGATGTACTGGCACAGATCAAAGCTAAAGGATTCAGTACACAACACGTACACCCTGTAAACGGAGGCTATTTAGTAGAAGGAGATATTTTCCTTAGCACCAATGATCTCAGCAAAAAAGCAACCTACAATAAAGTAAGAGTTGCCAAAACCGAACAGTATTCCACCAACAACCTGGTAAGTGCACTTCCCCGTACAATCACCGTAAGGGTGGTTAATCTCGGAAGCGCCTTTGTACAGGGCACAGACCTGGCTATCCAGCGTTACAACGCATTAGGCCTTCGCATCCAATTCCGCCGTATTACCAGCGGCACCGCAGATATGACCATCCAGGGCTTCAATGAAGGGCCCAGCGGCGGTTATATCACCCTGGGATCATCCGGCTTCCCTACAGATGCCGGAGACCCTTTCAATCTGATACAGATGAACACAAATCCTGCCGCATATGGCAGCAGCCCCAATGTTCAGTATGTAGGTTCTGTTATCCAGCATGAAATGGGCCACTGTATTGGTATGCGCCACACCGACTATATGGACCGTTCCTATAGCTGCGGTGGTGATCCTGTGGATGAAGGTGATGGCGGCGTAGGTGCTGTATATCTCCCAGGAACTCCCAGCGATCCTGATCCGGACTCCTGGATGCTGTCCTGCTCTAATGGTGGCAACCGTACCTTTAATAGCAATGACATCATTGCATTAAACTACCTCTATCAATAA
- a CDS encoding response regulator transcription factor gives MNILHTLNNNLLRQTFGNSDPAAKLSNFQLIAQVYAQVENSISVLSDLKANKSYIYTGGAASALGIVHKEDSTEITSIWEEDILKKIRQTDLLGKYALELRFFHLLKSLPVAERLDYQVISTLHMQDKHKKYVPVQHRMFYIQSTEDGSIWLALCLYNFSPDTHSTGTYQGSIINTRTGKVISPDEYRLNNILTEREKDVLLLIKNGKRSKDIAASLSISVNTVHRHRQNILEKLHVSNSMEACRMAESIKLI, from the coding sequence ATGAATATTCTACATACATTAAATAATAATTTACTCCGGCAAACATTTGGCAACAGCGATCCGGCAGCAAAACTTTCCAATTTCCAGTTGATTGCGCAGGTATATGCACAGGTAGAAAATTCCATTAGTGTTTTAAGTGATCTGAAAGCCAACAAAAGTTATATCTACACTGGTGGAGCTGCATCAGCGCTGGGTATTGTTCATAAAGAAGATTCCACGGAGATAACATCAATTTGGGAAGAGGATATTCTGAAGAAGATACGGCAAACAGATCTGCTTGGGAAATACGCGCTGGAGCTGCGTTTCTTCCATCTGTTAAAAAGTCTGCCTGTTGCTGAAAGGTTGGACTACCAGGTAATCAGCACGCTGCATATGCAGGACAAACATAAAAAATATGTTCCTGTTCAGCACCGGATGTTTTATATACAAAGCACGGAAGACGGCAGTATCTGGCTGGCCCTATGTCTCTACAATTTTTCGCCGGACACACATTCTACCGGCACTTACCAGGGTTCTATTATCAATACACGAACAGGTAAAGTGATAAGTCCGGATGAATACCGGCTGAATAATATCCTTACAGAACGGGAAAAGGATGTACTGTTACTTATCAAAAATGGAAAAAGAAGTAAAGACATCGCTGCATCACTTTCTATCAGCGTAAATACAGTACATCGTCACCGACAGAACATTCTCGAAAAACTACATGTCTCTAATTCAATGGAAGCCTGTAGGATGGCAGAATCGATAAAGTTGATTTAG
- a CDS encoding DUF1349 domain-containing protein, protein MKKIILSVLMLSALQSLSAQSLEKMQWFNEPAKWEIKENVLSMFVTPQTDYWRISHYGFTVDDAPFYFATYGGEFEVKVKLTGDYKARFDQMGLMIRIDQENYIKTGVEFYDGKFNVSTVVTHQTSDWSVLPLDKTPPFIWIKAVRRLDAVEIYYSYDDKNYVMTRNAPLRDNHPVMVGLMAASPDGKGFQAKFEKFTVQHLPDQRRLNWLKQNTEK, encoded by the coding sequence ATGAAGAAGATTATTTTAAGTGTGTTGATGCTGTCCGCACTGCAATCCCTTTCTGCCCAGAGCCTGGAGAAAATGCAGTGGTTTAATGAACCCGCGAAATGGGAAATAAAAGAGAATGTTTTATCCATGTTTGTTACACCCCAAACTGATTACTGGCGCATATCGCATTATGGTTTTACGGTAGATGATGCTCCCTTTTATTTTGCTACCTATGGTGGTGAATTTGAGGTGAAAGTCAAGCTGACAGGAGATTATAAGGCGAGATTCGATCAGATGGGCCTGATGATCAGAATCGACCAGGAAAATTACATCAAAACCGGTGTGGAGTTTTATGACGGTAAATTTAATGTGAGCACAGTAGTAACGCACCAAACCAGCGACTGGAGCGTATTGCCGCTGGACAAAACACCACCGTTTATCTGGATTAAGGCTGTCAGAAGACTGGATGCGGTGGAGATCTATTATTCCTACGACGACAAAAATTATGTTATGACACGGAATGCTCCGCTCAGGGATAATCATCCGGTAATGGTGGGGTTGATGGCTGCCTCTCCTGATGGGAAAGGATTCCAGGCGAAATTCGAAAAATTCACTGTTCAACATCTGCCAGACCAGCGGAGATTAAACTGGTTGAAGCAGAACACAGAGAAATAA
- a CDS encoding terpene synthase family protein, with product MENATQVCVTIPGDSQISPFYDQVQDNTLIWARKFRLAPDFKPVEWYMKARFGFQAAREYPQATLDQVTLAGQLLTWLFTLDDTSDRGSTDKTAAHHMRLQLDGFIGILNNQPYNGDGKLERALVDIVTRLKAMNKPFLFKRFCEHMIDYVRECQFEIETQLSGKKPDIEKYYKERPYTGFYIMFPLVDIFNSSALPDEVYDHPVVREMELCMNMCGCLSNDQHSVAREDDMEEKGFNLILIARREKGISLREANEFVEQEHARYLRTFEQCRDRLPFWNETINRQLNDYLSGLYRIVRGYDDWAVTDTGRYAS from the coding sequence ATGGAAAATGCTACACAGGTCTGCGTAACGATACCTGGCGACTCCCAAATCAGCCCATTTTACGATCAGGTTCAGGACAACACACTTATCTGGGCCCGGAAATTCAGGCTGGCGCCCGATTTTAAGCCGGTGGAGTGGTATATGAAAGCCCGCTTTGGCTTTCAGGCTGCAAGGGAGTATCCACAGGCTACGCTTGATCAGGTGACGCTGGCAGGACAGCTGCTGACCTGGCTGTTTACCCTCGACGATACTTCCGACCGGGGCTCTACAGATAAAACGGCCGCCCATCATATGCGCCTCCAGCTGGATGGTTTCATCGGGATATTAAACAACCAGCCATACAATGGCGATGGAAAACTGGAGCGGGCCCTGGTAGATATTGTCACCCGTTTAAAGGCAATGAACAAACCCTTTTTGTTTAAACGGTTCTGCGAACATATGATCGACTATGTCAGGGAATGCCAGTTCGAAATTGAGACGCAGCTGTCCGGGAAGAAACCCGATATCGAAAAATACTATAAGGAGCGGCCCTATACCGGTTTTTACATCATGTTCCCACTGGTGGATATCTTCAACAGTTCAGCACTTCCGGATGAAGTGTACGACCATCCTGTAGTAAGAGAGATGGAGCTGTGTATGAACATGTGCGGCTGCCTCAGCAACGACCAGCATTCCGTTGCGCGGGAAGATGATATGGAGGAGAAAGGGTTTAACCTGATCCTGATTGCCAGGCGGGAGAAGGGTATCAGCCTCCGGGAAGCTAATGAATTTGTGGAGCAGGAGCATGCCCGGTATCTCCGGACATTTGAACAATGCCGGGACCGGTTGCCTTTTTGGAACGAGACTATCAACCGGCAACTGAACGACTACCTCTCCGGCTTATATAGAATTGTACGTGGTTATGACGACTGGGCCGTAACAGACACCGGCCGTTATGCCTCATGA